In Nicotiana tabacum cultivar K326 chromosome 17, ASM71507v2, whole genome shotgun sequence, one DNA window encodes the following:
- the LOC107815239 gene encoding uncharacterized protein LOC107815239 isoform X1, which yields MEKRGNDTRSAEVLPSDAPWWPADISDKLQLITLESSEDKTNSTVLSGKQEPEGLASKRASQILWDTGELAELIPDGFYFVIPERRFKEHFDTIPSLDDLYALDAEGLRPNVILVNLHKDKKLSMLKQLTLTLVKGLHSTPAVVVKKIAGLVCDFYKHPKYKSTHVSGTLEEVSHALGSQGIHMLCQIKDGSCHSRAILFKVLADTVGLECKLIVGFPRGGALERTDSSKHICVTVILDSVELLVDLMHYPGKLFPCSTKQRSRSHFFGESDSIETDSYNSPMDPISPTCFSSDYSGTGSNSYSSPEHPFFRGPGRSILGGRALSFKDCTYDVTSSRSAGASPLHTRRRRRRSISMIPEIGDDIVRVVREMNASMKKNHLSGGQATFDLSTRKKEDNSGRQVLNFHPDDPNTGNGEKGQAQHFHGKCLASDKAISLPSSPHRTYGRGNAAGIFGSPDMMSRLEKVIESSRILNKPLLPFDEWNIDFSEITIGARVGIGFFGEVFRCIWNGTEVAVKVFLEQDLNEENIEDFANEISILSRIRHPNVILFLGACTTPPRLSVITEFMEMGSLYHLIHVSGQKNSLSWQRRLKMLCDICRGLLCIHRMKIVHRDLKSGNCLVNKHYKVKICDFGLSRLLISTPMQDSSSAGTPEWMAPELIRNEPFTEKCDIFSLGVIIWELFTLKKPWEGVPSIQVVYAVANDGKRLEIPEGPLGKLISDCWAEPDERPSCEEILLRLQECRSSAS from the exons ATGGAGAAGAGAGGAAATGATACGCGGTCAGCAGAGGTTCTGCCTTCCGATGCTCCTTGGTGGCCAGCAGATATTTCTGACAAACTACAGTTGATCACTCTGGAATCTTCAGAAGATAAAACAAACTCTACTGTATTGAGCGGCAAGCAGGAGCCAGAGGGTTTAGCATCAAAGAGAGCGTCTCAGATTCTGTGGGACACGGGGGAACTTGCAGAACTTATTCCTGATGGTTTCTACTTTGTTATTCCA GAAAGAAGATTCAAGGAACATTTTGATACTATTCCATCTTTGGATGACCTTTATGCTTTGGACGCAGAGGGTCTTCGGCCTAATGTTATTCTTGTCAATCTGCATAAAGATAAGAAGCTTTCCATGTTAAAACAGCTGACCCTCACTTTAGTGAAAGGATTGCATTCTACTCCAGCTGTAGTGGTGAAGAAGATTGCAGGGTTG GTTTGTGATTTTTATAAGCATCCAAAGTACAAGTCAACTCATGTGAGTGGTACACTTGAGGAGGTCTCACATGCTTTGGGCAGTCAAGGAATCCATATGCTCTGCCAAATAAAGGATGGTTCCTGCCATTCTCGAGCAATCTTATTCAAAGTTCTTGCTGACACTGTGGGCCTGGAGTGCAAGCTGATTGTG GGTTTCCCAAGAGGAGGAGCGCTGGAGCGCACAGACTCGTCTAAGCACATCTGTGTGACAGTCATTCTGGATTCGGTGGAACTACTGGTTGACCTTATGCATTATCCCGGAAAGCTGTTTCCCTGTTCAACAAAGCAGCGAAGTCGCTCTCATTTCTTTGGTGAGAGTGATTCTATAGAAACTGATTCATATAACTCACCGATGGATCCCATTAGCCCTACCTGTTTCAGTTCCGACTATAGTGGCACTGGAAG TAATTCTTATTCCAGTCCAGAGCATCCTTTCTTCCGAGGACCTGGGAGATCCATTCTTGGTGGTCGCGCACTTTCTTTCAAGGACTGCACCTATGATGTTACTTCTTCAAG GTCTGCTGGTGCATCACCTTTACACACTCGTAGAAGAAGACGAAGATCCATTAGCATGATTCCGGAGATTGGTGATGACATTGTAAG GGTTGTTCGGGAAATGAATGCATCTATGAAGAAAAATCATCTATCAGGGGGACAAGCAACATTTGATTTGTCTACAAGGAAAAAGGAAGATAATTCTGGTCGTCAA GTGCTGAATTTCCATCCAGATGACCCAAATACAGGAAATGGTGAAAAAGGTCAAGCACAGCATTTTCATGGAAAGTGTTTGGCATCTGACAAAGCAATCTCCCTGCCTTCATCCCCGCACCGGACCTATGGTAGAGGCAATGCAGCAGGAATTTTTGGCAGTCCTGATATGATGTCAAGATTGGAAAAAGTGATAGAATCTTCAAGGATCCTCAACAAACCATTGTTACCATTTGATGAATGGAACATTGATTTCTCTGAAATCACCATTGGAGCACGTGTTGGAATTG GGTTTTTTGGAGAAGTCTTTCGCTGTATTTGGAATGGAACAGAGGTTGCAGTTAAGGTTTTCCTAGAACAAGACTTGAACGAAGAAAACATTGAAGATTTTGCCAATGAAATATCCATCCTGAG CCGCATTCGCCACCCAAATG TAATCTTGTTCCTCGGTGCTTGCACTACTCCCCCTCGTTTATCCGTGATTACCGAATTCATGGAGATGGGATCCCTGTATCATCTGATCCATGTAAGTGGACAGAAGAATAGCCTCAGCTGGCAAAGGAGATTGAAAATGCTTTGCGATATATGCAG GGGGCTGCTGTGTATACATAGGATGAAAATTGTGCATCGTGATCTAAAGAGTGGAAACTGCCTTGTAAATAAACACTACAAAGTCAAGATCTGTGATTTTGGACTGTCGCGGTTACTGATTTCAACGCCCATGCAAGATTCTTCCTCAGCAGGTACACCGGAATGGATGGCCCCAGAGCTTATTCGTAATGAACCTTTCACCGAAAAATGCGACATTTTTAGTCTTGGGGTCATAATATGGGAACTATTCACACTCAAAAAACCATGGGAAGGTGTTCCATCTATCCAG GTCGTGTACGCTGTTGCTAATGATGGAAAACGGCTAGAAATTCCTGAAGGTCCTCTAGGAAAGCTAATTTCAG
- the LOC107815239 gene encoding uncharacterized protein LOC107815239 isoform X2, with translation MEKRGNDTRSAEVLPSDAPWWPADISDKLQLITLESSEDKTNSTVLSGKQEPEGLASKRASQILWDTGELAELIPDGFYFVIPERRFKEHFDTIPSLDDLYALDAEGLRPNVILVNLHKDKKLSMLKQLTLTLVKGLHSTPAVVVKKIAGLVCDFYKHPKYKSTHVSGTLEEVSHALGSQGIHMLCQIKDGSCHSRAILFKVLADTVGLECKLIVGFPRGGALERTDSSKHICVTVILDSVELLVDLMHYPGKLFPCSTKQRSRSHFFGESDSIETDSYNSPMDPISPTCFSSDYSGTGSPEHPFFRGPGRSILGGRALSFKDCTYDVTSSRSAGASPLHTRRRRRRSISMIPEIGDDIVRVVREMNASMKKNHLSGGQATFDLSTRKKEDNSGRQVLNFHPDDPNTGNGEKGQAQHFHGKCLASDKAISLPSSPHRTYGRGNAAGIFGSPDMMSRLEKVIESSRILNKPLLPFDEWNIDFSEITIGARVGIGFFGEVFRCIWNGTEVAVKVFLEQDLNEENIEDFANEISILSRIRHPNVILFLGACTTPPRLSVITEFMEMGSLYHLIHVSGQKNSLSWQRRLKMLCDICRGLLCIHRMKIVHRDLKSGNCLVNKHYKVKICDFGLSRLLISTPMQDSSSAGTPEWMAPELIRNEPFTEKCDIFSLGVIIWELFTLKKPWEGVPSIQVVYAVANDGKRLEIPEGPLGKLISDCWAEPDERPSCEEILLRLQECRSSAS, from the exons ATGGAGAAGAGAGGAAATGATACGCGGTCAGCAGAGGTTCTGCCTTCCGATGCTCCTTGGTGGCCAGCAGATATTTCTGACAAACTACAGTTGATCACTCTGGAATCTTCAGAAGATAAAACAAACTCTACTGTATTGAGCGGCAAGCAGGAGCCAGAGGGTTTAGCATCAAAGAGAGCGTCTCAGATTCTGTGGGACACGGGGGAACTTGCAGAACTTATTCCTGATGGTTTCTACTTTGTTATTCCA GAAAGAAGATTCAAGGAACATTTTGATACTATTCCATCTTTGGATGACCTTTATGCTTTGGACGCAGAGGGTCTTCGGCCTAATGTTATTCTTGTCAATCTGCATAAAGATAAGAAGCTTTCCATGTTAAAACAGCTGACCCTCACTTTAGTGAAAGGATTGCATTCTACTCCAGCTGTAGTGGTGAAGAAGATTGCAGGGTTG GTTTGTGATTTTTATAAGCATCCAAAGTACAAGTCAACTCATGTGAGTGGTACACTTGAGGAGGTCTCACATGCTTTGGGCAGTCAAGGAATCCATATGCTCTGCCAAATAAAGGATGGTTCCTGCCATTCTCGAGCAATCTTATTCAAAGTTCTTGCTGACACTGTGGGCCTGGAGTGCAAGCTGATTGTG GGTTTCCCAAGAGGAGGAGCGCTGGAGCGCACAGACTCGTCTAAGCACATCTGTGTGACAGTCATTCTGGATTCGGTGGAACTACTGGTTGACCTTATGCATTATCCCGGAAAGCTGTTTCCCTGTTCAACAAAGCAGCGAAGTCGCTCTCATTTCTTTGGTGAGAGTGATTCTATAGAAACTGATTCATATAACTCACCGATGGATCCCATTAGCCCTACCTGTTTCAGTTCCGACTATAGTGGCACTGGAAG TCCAGAGCATCCTTTCTTCCGAGGACCTGGGAGATCCATTCTTGGTGGTCGCGCACTTTCTTTCAAGGACTGCACCTATGATGTTACTTCTTCAAG GTCTGCTGGTGCATCACCTTTACACACTCGTAGAAGAAGACGAAGATCCATTAGCATGATTCCGGAGATTGGTGATGACATTGTAAG GGTTGTTCGGGAAATGAATGCATCTATGAAGAAAAATCATCTATCAGGGGGACAAGCAACATTTGATTTGTCTACAAGGAAAAAGGAAGATAATTCTGGTCGTCAA GTGCTGAATTTCCATCCAGATGACCCAAATACAGGAAATGGTGAAAAAGGTCAAGCACAGCATTTTCATGGAAAGTGTTTGGCATCTGACAAAGCAATCTCCCTGCCTTCATCCCCGCACCGGACCTATGGTAGAGGCAATGCAGCAGGAATTTTTGGCAGTCCTGATATGATGTCAAGATTGGAAAAAGTGATAGAATCTTCAAGGATCCTCAACAAACCATTGTTACCATTTGATGAATGGAACATTGATTTCTCTGAAATCACCATTGGAGCACGTGTTGGAATTG GGTTTTTTGGAGAAGTCTTTCGCTGTATTTGGAATGGAACAGAGGTTGCAGTTAAGGTTTTCCTAGAACAAGACTTGAACGAAGAAAACATTGAAGATTTTGCCAATGAAATATCCATCCTGAG CCGCATTCGCCACCCAAATG TAATCTTGTTCCTCGGTGCTTGCACTACTCCCCCTCGTTTATCCGTGATTACCGAATTCATGGAGATGGGATCCCTGTATCATCTGATCCATGTAAGTGGACAGAAGAATAGCCTCAGCTGGCAAAGGAGATTGAAAATGCTTTGCGATATATGCAG GGGGCTGCTGTGTATACATAGGATGAAAATTGTGCATCGTGATCTAAAGAGTGGAAACTGCCTTGTAAATAAACACTACAAAGTCAAGATCTGTGATTTTGGACTGTCGCGGTTACTGATTTCAACGCCCATGCAAGATTCTTCCTCAGCAGGTACACCGGAATGGATGGCCCCAGAGCTTATTCGTAATGAACCTTTCACCGAAAAATGCGACATTTTTAGTCTTGGGGTCATAATATGGGAACTATTCACACTCAAAAAACCATGGGAAGGTGTTCCATCTATCCAG GTCGTGTACGCTGTTGCTAATGATGGAAAACGGCTAGAAATTCCTGAAGGTCCTCTAGGAAAGCTAATTTCAG